The sequence ATCAGAAAAACTTTCCTCATCCGAATAATGCCAGTCTTCATTCAAATTTCCTTTGACTTGGCTCCAAATTTTTTGATAAGACTCGTCTTCGAGCGATTTTCCAATAAGTTCCGATGGGACTTTCCATTCAGTGATAAGGTCTGAATATTCGATCTCTTTCCCAATCACTTTCGCTATGATTTCGGCCGTTTCTTTTGTGCGAACATAGGTGCTCGAAAAAATCCTATCAATCGGAATTTTCTTGAGACGTTTCCCCACAGATTGAGCTTGTTTCTTGCCAGTTTCTGTAAGAGGATCGTTGGGGCCTTGGCACAGCCGCGCTTTATCAGCAACATCCTCGCCATGGCGCACAAAATATATCTTCATTTCGAAATTGTAAGCTTTTGGCGAAGATACGCAAGTGATCCGATAAGACCCCCCGAATCGGCAAGCTCCGCTTTTTTTATAGCCGGTACAGATGGAAAAGCTTTGAGGAGCTCTCCGACATGTTTCGCGACATTCTCCACCGATATGCCCACTTTCTTTACCACCATGCTCCCTCCGATAACAACGACATCTGGTGACCAGAAGAGAAGTGCATTATGAACACCGACAGCCGCGATTTTTTCAACACCCTCCCACACTTTAGGATCTGTAATCTCGCCTGGATGCTTGCCATATTTTTCCTGTACGGCCACGCCGTCGATCAGCTCTCCAAGAGATTTATTATTCACGTAATCAATAATTTGATAGCCAGGTTCAAAATTAAAATGAGCCTTGTCAATCTTTCCTTCAACAATCCGGCACCCCCCAACACCAGTCGATACGGTTATGTAGGTTACAATAGGAAATCCTCTCCCCGCCCCCTCCGTCGCTTCACCAAGACCAACCATAGCGGTATCATTTTCAATAAAAACAAAAGATTTTGTGATATCGGCGATAGTCTCATGGAGGGGCTTGCTAACCCAACCTTGGAGATGCTTGCAGACCATGAGTCGTTCATGCCTTTCATCGAAAGTTCCAGGCATGCCGCCAGCCACAGCTAAGATTTTTTCTCCCTGAGAGATTTTTTCTACCGCACCGCGAAACAAATCTCCCATTTTAGAAAAATCCTGCGGAGTATCTACGACAACAGGTTCGAGAAGTGTTTTGCCGTCCTTCGAACCAGCAATGCGCATTTTTGTTCCCCCAATATCAAATACAATATACATATTTATGAGATGAGCTTTTTAAATTCTTCTACCATCGGGACCTGTTCCGCTTCTACTCCATACAACATTGCCGTGTGATATGCGGTCCAATCGGCAAGTAAAAGCGAACTGAAAACTTTCTCGCTTCTCGTCGCACCGGAAAGCGGATATTCATATACAACAATTCCGCGGTCTTCATACAGTTTTTTTGTGACCTTAAATCGCTTGCGGTTTTGCGGATGGTCAGCATCATCAGACAAAAAGAGAAAGACGAATTTTTCAGAGAGCGATTTCGTCTTTCCCGCTCGATCAAATCCTGTCATCTCATTATGATTCAATTCCGGAAAAACGTTGCAAAATGAGGGTATTTTACCCGTTTCGTTGAGTTTTATTTTCCAGTTGTAAGCAACGGACATATTCTTGTCAGAGGCATAAATAACAGGCACTGACCCAGAAAGTTTTTTCGCTAACTCTTTCCCTTTTGTTTCGAGAGCCTTCGGATCAAGCTTTGTCGCGAGAGTATTGAGTTCTTTGAGCAATTTTTTATTCCCCAAAAGCGTGACGAGAGCAAGCAAAGAAAAACCAAGAGCGCTTCTTGGTTGAATTCCAGTGTCCGGCAAAACAATTCTCGGAATATCATTTTTCTCAGCAAATTGGATGAGCTTTCCCCCGACAGCTATGACCGCAAGATTCAAACCCTTGTCGAAGGCGGTCTTTGCGAAATCAATTGTTTCTTCTGTGTTTCCAGAATAGGAAGATGCAATATAGAGAGTCTCGCTTCTTTGAGCTTCAGTATAAAAAGGCAATCCATAATTTCTATGAATCGTTATGGGAATTTCAACATCGAGCGCAGATAAAAGATCCGCCGAAAGATGCGAACCTCCCATTCCCCCTACTACTACCTGTCCAAACACCTGTAATTTATCCTCATCCTCTATCTTTGGCTTCCAAGCAAACTGTTTTGCAAAATCTCGAATTGCTTTGTCCATGTTTTTAATGATTATTTTTTACCTGCCCCGTAGTCAGCTTCGCTGTACTACTGGGGTTTTCTATCGAATGCCCGCCGAATTGGTTTCGGAGCGCTGAAAGAATTTTACCAATATAGCTCGGTGTAGTTCCAGATTCAACTCGGAATTTGAATGAGTCTTCAATCACTTTCGCAGGAATTCCTAATTCTTTCCCTGCATTTACCGTCCACTCACCTTCTCCGGTATGAGAGACAGTGCCGGAAACTTCAGCCAAGTTTTTCCCGAATTTTCTATACGCATCTGAAAGCCAGCCGACAAGACGTGATTCGATGACAGAGTGATGATTATAGATTTCAGTCACCTTCAAAAGATCGAGATCAAATTCTGATTTTTCAAGAATTGCAAAACCTTCCGCAAGCGATTGCATCATGCCGTATTCGATTCCGTTATGCACCATTTTTGTAAAATGCCCTGCTCCCGCTTTTCCTAAATATGCATAGGCTTCCGGTGCAGCAATATCTTTGAATAAATCTTCATGTTTTTTAAATACTTCTTCCTCCCCGCCGATCATAAGGCAAGCTCCTTCGCGGGCTCCTTTTGGCCCGCCTGATGTTCCAATATCAAGAAAATGAATCTCTTTCGAAGCGAGATCTTTCGCTCTTCGCATCGAATCTTTATAAAAAGAATTTCCGCCATCAATAATCGTATCGCCCTTTTCGAGAAACCCGATAAATTCGGAAATGACAGAATCGACAACGTTATTCGGAACCATGACCCAAACAGTGCGAGGAGTAGGAAGTTCGGCAAGAAGCGCTTCATACGAGTCGGCTACGCGTAAACCAGCCTTTTTGCCCTCAAGACGAGGTTCTGGACTTCGATTATACGCAATAACGTCCTGTTTCTTCTCGTGCAGGCGTAAAACCATATTCATTCCCATTTTTCCAAGTCCGATATATCCGAGTTTCATATGTGTATTATAGCAGTAATTTTCTTCTTGTAACTAACAGAAGAACAAAAAAGCCATTCGAGAAAAGAAGAGTGCCCAAATAAAGAGTCGTTGTGATTGAATAGTGTGAAAGAGCAAATATATCAAAAACAACCGCAAGCGCGCTCATAAAATAGGTTGAAATTGTTTCTGTGAAAGGTTCTTCATATCCTTTTCTATAAGTAGGCAAAAACCCAACAAAATCTATTATCGAGATCAAGATTACTGAATGGAGAGCGTTCTTCTCGAACAACCAGATACCTATTGCAATGAGAGAACCGACCAGACATATTGTGTCAAATTTTGTTATATTTTTTGTTCCATATTTCAAAGAAAGGAGAAACATGCAAGTACACAGAAATGCTCCTATACCGAGTCCTAATACTCCATAACCACCGCGATCACTCAAAATAGCTAGTACGCCGACAGATTGTAAGATACTCCATACAAGCCAGGAGTAAGAATGGGGATTGGTCTTTTTTAAAAACACATCCCGAAAATAAGGCGCAAAACAAGCAATAGAAAAGATACTTGCCACTATTCCAAATAAAAGTTTTATAGACATATCATTTAAAAATCACCTTCGCAGCATCCCAAAATTCAGGATGGCCGTTTTGCTTCATGTAGTACCACCATTCTACTCCCCAGAGATATTGCTCGCCGAAGCTCGTAGTTTTTGCAAAAGTAATAATTGAATTAAATTTGGCGATGTCCATTCGTGAAAGCTGAAGGTCAATTGGGGCATCTTTTATCGGCGTTAAAAGCCACGGCTCGAGGGAAAGTTCGCTTAAAATATTTTTCTTCTTGCCAAAAACAAGGTCCGCAATATTTTGCCTTATCCGATAGTATGCCGGGGTAATTGGATATCTGAATTGCCCGAACGTCTGATTCCAGGCATAGAGGTATAAACTCGAGCCAAAGACATCACCATCTCGTTTGGCGCCCCACCACGTCCCGAGCTCTCCGCTATCCGTCAAAAGCACAGGATGAGCGGGATCAAGTTTTTTGACCAGTTCGATCTCTTTCTTCAAAAAAGATTCGTCAAACGGCTTGCACCATTCTTTGGCGTAGATAGTAAAGAAGGGTTCATTCTCAACCTGCCAATAGGTAATGTTGCCGTAATTTTTATAACGATTAACGGTTTTTTCAATGTATTCCAAGAGTTTCCTCTCCCCCGTTTCTTTATCCAAAGACCATTCCCACTCTGGCGCATGACACTCCGGCCAGACAGGAAGCCTGCGACCAACCGAAAAAATAACAGACGCTCCTGCGCGTTTTGCTTCGCTCATTTGGAAATCCATATTTGAATAATCAAAAACACCGTCTTTCGGTTCGATATCCTGCCAATACGCAGACAACCGCAGATTTTTTACTTGCAGATCCTGGAGCATTGCCTCGTAGACCGCTTTCCAGTCTAAGCCGAGCTCAAGCGCATGAAGCGTGCTAAAAGAAACACCGTAGGTAATTTTTTCTGGCACAGCACGAAAAGAGAGAAATACGAAAATCAATACGAGAGCTAAAATAATCCAAAAGAGATATTTTAATAAACGTCTCATCCCGTAGTGAAAAATGGCATCGCTCCTCTGGAGCAGTTATGCTTCTTTTCTAATTAAAGCTGATAGGTTCGACTTTTGCATATATATCTATATGATTTCAACTTCTCCAATGCCATTTTCTACTACGGGACTCATAGCCTAGTGGATAAAAAGGAGCATAAAACCGGCAACAATAAAAGACACCGATATGACTTTATGAAATATTTCGTATGAATACTTCGGACTGTATACGAATTCCGAAAATCTCTTCCCAAATAAAAATCCAAAAAGAAGCAGAAAGACATATTGAAGCCCCACAAGAGCGTTCACGAGAGATGCACTCGAGAGCTTGATAGTGTAGAGAATAAGAACAGCAGCCACTCCAGCAAGCACTTTGCCGAGCACCACCATGGCTTTCGTTCCGGAACTCGACTGCCTGAATCCTTCTTTTATAAGCCGGAGATTGTTCGGCCAGAAGAAAAGAGTGAGTGCTCCGAAAACATTGCCAATACGCGACCAGAAAAACCCATTGATGAAAGTGGTATCGGCAAGCACTATTTTTACAAACACAGACGAAAGCCCGAGAGCGAGGCCGGAAGCGAAAATATAAAAAAAGATCTTCGGCTTGAAACTAAAATGCGAAGTGAGAAGCGTCCCGAGGATGAGGAAGAAGGAAGAAAGAAGAAATGAGCTCGGCAAACTTTCTTTCAGAATGAAAAAAGAAAAAATAAAAGTCGAGATCGCTATCGCCGCGCCGACTACGGGCACCACATCCGCAGGATCTTTGACGCGCCGAAGAGCCTTGTACAGATACACGATCGCCTGGATATAGGTGACGCCGGAAAGAAGAGCGAGAATAGTAATTTTCGTGCTTGGAAAAAAGATCTTTCCAGTGGGGATAAGAACAAGCACGATGGACGAGAGTGCGCCGACAAAAAAAGCGTAGACAACTGAATGAGGAAATTTCTTCGTCACCAAATACTTATCGAAGAGGACGACGAGAGCGTTCAAGAGCTCCGCACAAACGACTAAAAGAATCCAGAGATAAGCCATAGGTTTAGGAAATACTATTCATCTCGCATATTTTCTTATACAACAGGGCTGAGGGGCGAATCGTCCTCTCCATTGTATCATAATTTATTTTCACCAAGCCGAAACGTTTCGTAAATCCTTCCGCCCATTCGTAGTTGTCGAGAAGCGACCAGTAGAAAAATCCCCGGACATCTGCCCCGCCCTGTATCGCTTGGTGCACCGCAACTAGGTGATCTTTGATGAATTTCCCCCTCTGACTGTCATTC comes from Candidatus Paceibacterota bacterium and encodes:
- a CDS encoding endo-1,4-beta-xylanase encodes the protein MRRLLKYLFWIILALVLIFVFLSFRAVPEKITYGVSFSTLHALELGLDWKAVYEAMLQDLQVKNLRLSAYWQDIEPKDGVFDYSNMDFQMSEAKRAGASVIFSVGRRLPVWPECHAPEWEWSLDKETGERKLLEYIEKTVNRYKNYGNITYWQVENEPFFTIYAKEWCKPFDESFLKKEIELVKKLDPAHPVLLTDSGELGTWWGAKRDGDVFGSSLYLYAWNQTFGQFRYPITPAYYRIRQNIADLVFGKKKNILSELSLEPWLLTPIKDAPIDLQLSRMDIAKFNSIITFAKTTSFGEQYLWGVEWWYYMKQNGHPEFWDAAKVIFK
- a CDS encoding bifunctional phosphoglucose/phosphomannose isomerase, which produces MDKAIRDFAKQFAWKPKIEDEDKLQVFGQVVVGGMGGSHLSADLLSALDVEIPITIHRNYGLPFYTEAQRSETLYIASSYSGNTEETIDFAKTAFDKGLNLAVIAVGGKLIQFAEKNDIPRIVLPDTGIQPRSALGFSLLALVTLLGNKKLLKELNTLATKLDPKALETKGKELAKKLSGSVPVIYASDKNMSVAYNWKIKLNETGKIPSFCNVFPELNHNEMTGFDRAGKTKSLSEKFVFLFLSDDADHPQNRKRFKVTKKLYEDRGIVVYEYPLSGATRSEKVFSSLLLADWTAYHTAMLYGVEAEQVPMVEEFKKLIS
- a CDS encoding EamA family transporter → MAYLWILLVVCAELLNALVVLFDKYLVTKKFPHSVVYAFFVGALSSIVLVLIPTGKIFFPSTKITILALLSGVTYIQAIVYLYKALRRVKDPADVVPVVGAAIAISTFIFSFFILKESLPSSFLLSSFFLILGTLLTSHFSFKPKIFFYIFASGLALGLSSVFVKIVLADTTFINGFFWSRIGNVFGALTLFFWPNNLRLIKEGFRQSSSGTKAMVVLGKVLAGVAAVLILYTIKLSSASLVNALVGLQYVFLLLFGFLFGKRFSEFVYSPKYSYEIFHKVISVSFIVAGFMLLFIH
- a CDS encoding histidine phosphatase family protein — its product is MKIYFVRHGEDVADKARLCQGPNDPLTETGKKQAQSVGKRLKKIPIDRIFSSTYVRTKETAEIIAKVIGKEIEYSDLITEWKVPSELIGKSLEDESYQKIWSQVKGNLNEDWHYSDEESFSDLKSRARKAIDLFKNTKAEHLLVVTHARLLRMCVALALLDEELTLPTFSKFGAFFATKNTGITVVEYDPGKKDLKTKGWKLLVWNDHAHLDV
- the gnd gene encoding decarboxylating 6-phosphogluconate dehydrogenase is translated as MKLGYIGLGKMGMNMVLRLHEKKQDVIAYNRSPEPRLEGKKAGLRVADSYEALLAELPTPRTVWVMVPNNVVDSVISEFIGFLEKGDTIIDGGNSFYKDSMRRAKDLASKEIHFLDIGTSGGPKGAREGACLMIGGEEEVFKKHEDLFKDIAAPEAYAYLGKAGAGHFTKMVHNGIEYGMMQSLAEGFAILEKSEFDLDLLKVTEIYNHHSVIESRLVGWLSDAYRKFGKNLAEVSGTVSHTGEGEWTVNAGKELGIPAKVIEDSFKFRVESGTTPSYIGKILSALRNQFGGHSIENPSSTAKLTTGQVKNNH
- a CDS encoding ROK family protein, with translation MYIVFDIGGTKMRIAGSKDGKTLLEPVVVDTPQDFSKMGDLFRGAVEKISQGEKILAVAGGMPGTFDERHERLMVCKHLQGWVSKPLHETIADITKSFVFIENDTAMVGLGEATEGAGRGFPIVTYITVSTGVGGCRIVEGKIDKAHFNFEPGYQIIDYVNNKSLGELIDGVAVQEKYGKHPGEITDPKVWEGVEKIAAVGVHNALLFWSPDVVVIGGSMVVKKVGISVENVAKHVGELLKAFPSVPAIKKAELADSGGLIGSLAYLRQKLTISK